A window of the Cystobacter fuscus genome harbors these coding sequences:
- a CDS encoding CocE/NonD family hydrolase has translation MSWLRAIAVSVVLSLCVIAGPASASSSFRVIDITVRDGVTLKGNVFTPDTPGRYPAIIFITSWALPSLEYYVQAQQFADAGYVVVSYTPRGFYSSGGGIDTAGPKDIGDLSEVINWTLAHTPADPAHIGAAGVSYGAGMALIGAAFDSRIRAVAAMSCWTDLTYSLFANQTRHLQSAGLLWLSAELTGQPSAELRQALSDFFANQNLDSVIAYAQTRSAATYLDRINANRPAILMANAYGDSFFGPNQLTSFFTQLAGPKRLELRPGDHAIAELTGIFGIPNDAWTSTRRWFDQYLRGVDTGIAAENPVQLQLRGQSTYESYPSWSAVSTSTTRYNLSDVYGWSNEGDLLTSSQTGWSKTIFAGDDTLANGGVALLTNGVEAITGEPPTAWIPGVNRAKAAVWQSEWFTSPRRVRGASHLSLTVTPGNSGQTTVIAYLYDSDWGGTGSLVTHVAVTLRGAVAGQPHAVDVDFPATAYDIPSGHRLSLVIDTVDALYADKAPDFSTVRFSSPANSPSYVSLPLK, from the coding sequence TTGTCCTGGTTGCGAGCAATCGCCGTGTCCGTGGTTTTGTCGCTGTGCGTTATCGCGGGTCCCGCGTCCGCATCTTCGTCCTTCCGCGTCATCGACATCACCGTGCGTGATGGAGTGACCCTGAAAGGCAACGTCTTCACGCCCGATACTCCGGGGCGCTACCCGGCCATCATCTTCATCACCAGCTGGGCGCTGCCCTCCTTGGAGTACTACGTGCAGGCGCAGCAGTTCGCCGATGCCGGGTACGTCGTGGTCTCGTACACCCCGCGAGGCTTCTACTCATCGGGGGGCGGCATCGACACGGCTGGCCCCAAGGACATTGGCGATCTGAGCGAAGTCATCAATTGGACACTTGCCCATACTCCCGCGGATCCGGCCCACATCGGTGCGGCGGGCGTCTCCTATGGCGCGGGCATGGCGTTGATCGGCGCGGCCTTCGACTCACGCATCCGCGCCGTGGCCGCGATGAGCTGCTGGACGGATCTGACGTACTCGTTGTTCGCGAACCAGACGCGCCATCTGCAGAGCGCCGGGCTGCTGTGGCTCTCGGCGGAATTGACCGGACAGCCCTCGGCGGAGCTGCGGCAGGCCCTCTCGGACTTCTTCGCCAACCAGAACCTGGACAGTGTCATCGCCTACGCCCAGACGCGCAGCGCCGCGACGTACCTGGATCGCATCAACGCGAACCGTCCCGCCATCCTCATGGCCAACGCCTACGGCGACAGCTTCTTCGGGCCGAATCAGCTCACCAGCTTCTTCACCCAGCTGGCGGGGCCGAAGCGGCTCGAGCTCCGCCCGGGTGACCATGCCATCGCCGAGCTGACCGGCATCTTCGGCATTCCCAATGACGCCTGGACGAGCACGCGCCGTTGGTTCGACCAGTACCTGCGCGGCGTGGACACGGGCATCGCCGCGGAGAACCCGGTGCAGCTCCAGCTCCGGGGCCAGAGCACGTATGAGTCGTACCCGTCGTGGAGCGCCGTCTCGACGAGCACCACGCGCTACAACCTGAGTGATGTGTACGGGTGGAGCAACGAGGGCGACCTCCTGACGAGTTCTCAGACGGGCTGGAGCAAGACGATTTTCGCGGGTGATGACACCCTCGCCAACGGAGGCGTGGCGCTGCTGACCAACGGCGTGGAGGCCATCACGGGTGAACCGCCCACGGCGTGGATTCCGGGGGTGAATCGGGCGAAGGCGGCCGTCTGGCAGTCGGAATGGTTCACGAGCCCGCGACGCGTGCGCGGGGCCTCGCACCTGAGCCTGACCGTCACTCCGGGCAACTCCGGGCAAACGACGGTCATCGCCTACCTCTACGACTCGGACTGGGGAGGGACGGGAAGCCTCGTCACGCACGTCGCGGTCACGCTCCGAGGCGCCGTTGCTGGCCAGCCCCATGCCGTGGACGTGGACTTCCCGGCGACGGCCTATGACATTCCCAGCGGCCATCGCCTCTCGCTCGTCATCGACACCGTCGATGCGCTCTACGCGGACAAGGCGCCGGACTTCTCCACGGTGAGGTTCTCCTCGCCCGCGAACAGCCCGTCCTATGTGTCCCTGCCCCTGAAATAA
- a CDS encoding sensor histidine kinase, whose amino-acid sequence MSRAATFLLRVALMTACLLPRASVLAAEAPPPEAQSLEHMHHTAWTERDGAPGNAYGIAQTPDGTLWIGSPLGLLRFDGMRFELYTAPDTGRPLTDEAYRLYVGRSGELWIGLQLGGIHVLREGVLTRYGQEDGLSPSTVTDFAQDLEGDVWASTSRGLYRFDGRRWQVVDDGGLKPNSNVQTVTVDPRGTVWAATSFQIFARPRGAAHFAPVPMPRDASGGERTLLGGINVCVDGAGEPWFAIVTGGLMPLADRQRWFDGKSFGSASAGTQGLCLFDRQGGVWIALEEGLARLPSASVLSGAPKTEPFADVQRTGAAVRLSGSTVLSLFEDREGNVWVLTNAGMDRFRRNKVVPALPEGPQWPNVALAPAADNGLWIGTSRHGLFLRDASGQVQGPLDGPSPHKSIIVLHRDRAGDLWIGKVGELWRLAGGQPKGRLERIEPPVDINKRGSAVQAIAEDNEGGLWMSFRGLGVHRWKDGQWSANGGVADLPRDSVVSIEADPAGRVWLGYFDNRLARVEHGRARMLGPSEGLQVGNVAALRPWGERLWVGGNAGVALYAQGRFHALMPASGPALRGVSGLARTAEGELWIHGAGGAVRVPREEVEAFVRDPAHAVQVERFTADDGLEGSPEPLGPIPTLLQGEDGQLWLPTSTNVFRIDPRRIARNPFAPSVHVGTVTAAGTAYAASEGLHLPALTTAFEIDYTAFSLTIPERVRFRYQLEGVDADWQEAGNRRRAFYTNVGPGSYRFRVTAANNDGVWNDTGAVFTFTVRPAFHQTTWFHALCALAAAALLWGIYQLRLRQVAAQLRARLEARSQERERIARELHDTLLQGTQGLILSIQGLAAELPEAHPTRGRIEAVLDRADQVVEEARDRVRDLRAEYTADQDLPRAFAVLGEELARERSTRFGVVVKGTPRDMPGAVLDEAYRIGREAILNAFAHARAQAVEVEFVYETGAFLLRVRDDGTGIDGEVLAQGSRPGHWGLVGMHERAQRLGGQLELWSRAGAGTEVQLRLPAVIAYAAVARRKPG is encoded by the coding sequence ATGAGTCGAGCCGCCACGTTCCTGCTGCGTGTTGCCCTGATGACGGCGTGCCTGTTGCCCCGTGCATCGGTCCTCGCCGCCGAGGCGCCGCCGCCCGAAGCCCAATCCCTGGAGCACATGCATCACACGGCGTGGACCGAGCGCGACGGCGCGCCGGGCAATGCCTACGGCATCGCGCAGACGCCGGATGGCACGCTGTGGATCGGCTCGCCGCTCGGCCTGCTCCGCTTCGACGGCATGCGCTTCGAGCTCTACACCGCGCCCGACACGGGCCGTCCACTCACCGACGAAGCCTACCGCCTCTACGTCGGCCGCTCGGGCGAGCTGTGGATCGGCCTGCAACTGGGCGGCATCCACGTGCTGCGCGAGGGCGTGCTCACGCGCTACGGCCAGGAGGACGGTCTCTCCCCGAGCACCGTGACCGACTTCGCGCAGGACCTGGAGGGCGACGTGTGGGCCTCTACCTCGCGTGGCCTGTACCGCTTCGACGGCCGGCGCTGGCAGGTCGTCGACGACGGCGGGCTGAAACCAAACAGCAACGTGCAGACCGTGACGGTGGATCCGCGTGGCACGGTGTGGGCGGCCACCTCGTTCCAGATTTTCGCGAGGCCGCGCGGCGCGGCGCATTTCGCGCCGGTGCCAATGCCGCGTGACGCCTCCGGCGGCGAGCGCACTCTGCTCGGTGGCATCAACGTCTGCGTGGATGGCGCGGGTGAGCCCTGGTTCGCCATCGTGACGGGGGGCCTCATGCCACTGGCTGACCGCCAGCGGTGGTTCGACGGCAAGAGCTTCGGCAGCGCGAGCGCCGGGACGCAGGGCCTGTGCCTGTTCGACCGCCAGGGCGGCGTGTGGATCGCTCTGGAGGAAGGCCTGGCGCGGCTGCCGTCGGCGAGCGTGCTGTCCGGGGCGCCGAAGACCGAACCGTTCGCGGACGTGCAGCGCACCGGCGCCGCCGTGCGCCTGAGCGGGAGCACCGTGTTGAGTCTGTTCGAGGATCGCGAAGGCAACGTCTGGGTGCTCACCAACGCCGGCATGGACCGCTTTCGCAGGAACAAGGTGGTGCCCGCGCTGCCCGAAGGTCCCCAATGGCCCAACGTCGCGCTCGCCCCCGCCGCCGACAACGGGCTGTGGATCGGTACGAGCCGCCACGGCCTCTTTCTGCGCGACGCCTCGGGACAGGTGCAGGGGCCGCTGGACGGCCCATCGCCGCACAAGTCGATCATCGTGCTGCACCGCGACCGCGCGGGCGACCTGTGGATCGGCAAGGTCGGCGAGCTGTGGCGCCTGGCCGGCGGCCAGCCGAAGGGCCGTCTGGAGCGCATCGAGCCGCCCGTCGACATCAACAAGCGTGGCAGCGCCGTGCAGGCCATCGCCGAGGACAACGAGGGGGGCTTGTGGATGTCTTTCCGCGGCCTGGGCGTGCACCGCTGGAAGGACGGCCAGTGGAGCGCCAACGGCGGCGTGGCCGACCTGCCCAGGGACTCGGTGGTGAGCATCGAGGCGGATCCGGCCGGGCGCGTCTGGCTCGGCTATTTCGACAACCGGCTCGCCCGTGTGGAGCACGGCCGCGCGCGAATGCTGGGTCCGTCCGAGGGACTGCAGGTCGGCAACGTGGCCGCGCTGCGGCCCTGGGGCGAGCGGTTGTGGGTGGGCGGCAACGCGGGCGTGGCGCTCTATGCGCAAGGCCGCTTCCATGCCCTGATGCCCGCGAGTGGCCCCGCCTTGCGCGGCGTGTCCGGCCTCGCGCGGACGGCCGAGGGCGAGCTGTGGATCCACGGCGCGGGTGGTGCGGTGCGCGTGCCGCGCGAGGAGGTGGAGGCCTTCGTGCGCGACCCTGCGCATGCCGTGCAGGTGGAGCGCTTCACGGCGGACGATGGGCTGGAGGGCTCGCCCGAGCCGCTCGGCCCCATCCCCACCCTGCTGCAGGGCGAGGACGGCCAGCTATGGCTGCCCACCAGCACCAATGTCTTTCGCATCGATCCGCGGCGCATCGCGCGCAATCCGTTCGCGCCCAGCGTGCACGTCGGTACGGTGACGGCGGCGGGCACGGCCTACGCGGCCAGCGAGGGCCTGCATCTGCCGGCGCTCACCACCGCCTTCGAGATCGACTACACCGCGTTCAGCCTCACCATTCCCGAGCGTGTGCGCTTTCGCTACCAGCTCGAGGGCGTGGACGCGGACTGGCAGGAGGCCGGCAACCGGCGGCGTGCGTTCTACACCAACGTGGGGCCGGGCTCGTATCGCTTCCGCGTGACGGCCGCCAACAACGACGGCGTGTGGAACGACACCGGCGCCGTCTTCACCTTCACGGTGCGGCCCGCCTTCCACCAGACCACGTGGTTCCACGCGCTGTGCGCGCTGGCCGCCGCGGCGCTGCTGTGGGGTATCTACCAGTTGCGGCTGCGCCAGGTGGCCGCGCAGCTGCGCGCGCGGTTGGAGGCGCGCTCGCAGGAGCGCGAGCGCATCGCGCGCGAGCTGCACGACACGCTGCTGCAGGGCACGCAGGGCCTCATCCTCAGCATCCAGGGACTGGCCGCCGAGCTGCCCGAGGCGCACCCCACGCGCGGCAGGATCGAGGCGGTGCTGGACCGCGCCGACCAGGTGGTGGAGGAAGCGCGCGACCGCGTGCGCGACCTGCGGGCCGAATACACCGCTGACCAGGACCTGCCACGAGCCTTCGCCGTGCTGGGTGAGGAACTCGCGCGCGAGCGCTCCACGCGCTTCGGCGTGGTCGTCAAAGGCACGCCGCGCGACATGCCGGGCGCGGTGCTCGACGAGGCCTACCGCATCGGCCGCGAGGCGATTCTCAACGCCTTCGCGCATGCACGGGCCCAGGCCGTCGAGGTGGAGTTCGTCTACGAGACAGGCGCCTTCCTGCTGCGCGTGCGCGACGACGGCACGGGCATCGACGGGGAGGTGTTGGCGCAGGGCTCTCGGCCCGGGCACTGGGGCCTCGTGGGCATGCACGAGCGCGCGCAGCGCCTGGGCGGTCAGCTGGAGCTGTGGAGCCGCGCGGGCGCGGGCACCGAGGTGCAGCTGCGCCTGCCGGCGGTGATCGCCTATGCGGCGGTGGCAAGGCGCAAGCCTGGGTAG